A window of Streptomyces sp. NBC_01689 genomic DNA:
CCCCGTCCCCGCGTGCCCCGTCCGCACGCGCCCCGTCTTCGCGTGCCCCGTCCTCGCGGGAGGGAGCCCGGGCCGCAGCCGCGTCGGTCACGTCCAGGAAGATCTGGTCCGCCTCGGGGACCATGTGCGCGACGGAACGTTTGATGCGGACGGCGACCTCCTCGACCTCCTCGCTGTCGAGCCCCGGTACGAGGTCGATGCGGGCGGCGACCAGGGTCGAGTCCAGGCCGATCTCCATGGTGAGCAGTGACTCCACGCTGTCGATCTCGGGCTGCGCCTGCAGCAGGGCCCGTATCCGGCCGCTCGACTCGGGGTCGGCGGCCCGGCCGATGAGCTGTTCCCGCGCGTCGCGGCCCAGCCAGTAGGCGACACCCACCAGGAGCGCCCCGATGGCGAAGGACGCCGAGGCCTCCCACACGATCTGCCCGGTGATCATGTGCAGCGCCATGCCGACGATCGCGAGCGTCACGCCCAGCACCGCGGTGCCGTCCTCGGCGACCACCGTGCGCAGGGCGGGGTCGCGCAGCCCTCCGGCGCCGCCCTGTCCGCGCACCTGGTGCACCGCGCGGAACAGGGACGCTCCCTCGGCGAGCAGGGAGACGACCAGGACGGCCAGCCCCGCCACATAGCCGCCGGACGACTCCTCGCCGCCGTTCCGCAGCGCCTCGAAGCCCTGGAAGAACGAGAAGCAGCCGCCCATCACGAAGATGCCGACCGCCGCGAGCAGCGACCAGAAGAACCGCTCCTTTCCGTAGCCGAACGGGTGCCGGCTGTCGGCGGGCCGGCGGCTGCGGCGCAGGGCGGCGAGCAGGAAGACCTCGTTCAGGCTGTCGGCCACGGAGTGCGCCGCCTCGGAGAGCAGCGCGGGAGAGCCCGTGAACAGTCCGCCGACGGCCTTGGCCACGGCGATCAGGAGGTTGGCCCCGAGGGCCACGAGGACGGTCAGGCGCGTCCCGTGGTCCTGCTCCTTCGGCTTCGGTGACGGTTCCGACCGCGCCGGTTCCCTCGGTTCCTTCGGTTCCTTCCGTTCCGTCCGTTCCGCGGGTGCCGCCGACGGCTTCGACCGGTCCGACCGGTCCTGCGATGTCCGATTCACCCCGTCCGGTTGCCCAGGGCCGGGCTCCTCACACTTCGGAGGACGGTCCTGCCCTCTACCGGGCGGCGGGATTCGGTGGCACCGTCGGCCCGGACCACGGAAGGAGACCCGCATGCCCAAGAAGCGGAAGAAACTCAAACTCCCCCTCGCCTACAAGCCGCTGGGGTTCGCGCTGGGCTGGGCGAGCGGTGCCCTGGCCGGGCTGGCCTTCGAGGCGGCCTGGAAGGCGGTCCGTCACGAGGAGGACGCGCCCGACGCGCTGGACAAGGACCGCGGCTGGGGTGAGGTGCTGCTCGCCGCGGCCCTCCAGGGCGCGCTGTTCGCCGTCGCCCGCAGCGCGGCGGACCGCACCGGCGCGAAGGCCGTCGAACGCTCGACAGGGGTCTGGCCGTCCCCGGACAAGAAGGGGAAAAGGAGCGGGGGCGCCCGGGGCGGCAAGGCCTGACGGCGGGGCGGGGCGGGGCGGGGGGGGCGACGGCGGGTTCAGCCCAGCTTCGGCGCCATGGCGGGCGTACGGCAGAGGGTGAACGAGTGCCCCGCCGGGTCGGCGTAGCCCCGCTCCTCGAAGGGTCCCGCCGCGTCCTTGGTCTCGATGGGACGGCCGCCGAGACCGACGATCCGGCGTTCCGCCTCGTCGAGGTCCGTCACCTGGAAGTCCAGGTGGGCCTGGAGGGAGTTCTCGGGGCGCGGCCAGCTCGGCGGCGTCGCCGTGAGGTCCCTGCGGAAACCCATCCGCGTCCCGTCCGCGCCCCTGATGTCGATGCGGTTGGCGCTCGTGTCCGTCTCCTCTCCGTCGAGGAGTTCCCGGTAGAACGCGGCGAGCTTCTCGGGCTCGGCGCAGTCCAGCACCACCACGCCTGCCATGACCAGTGCCATGCTTCCTCCGTTAGGGGATCGGGGGCGCGGCCGGCCCGGCCGTCGCTGCCCCGCGCCTCCCGGATACCCCGTCCCACGGAATCAGTCGTCCACGAGCCACTCGCCGTCCCGCATGAGGTCCCGGCCGACGAGCTCGTCGGCCTCGCGCCACGCCTGCGCCCGCCGCGGAGTGACCCGGAAGTAGAGATACACGGTGGTGAGGGCGCGTGGGTCGAAGCCCGTCCGGGCGGCCAAGGCGTCGCCGACTCCGGCGGGCAGCGCGGCGGAGTCGAGGGTCTCGACGGTGCCCTCGACCATCATCACGTCACGGGTCGGCCCGAAGTCGAGCCGTACCGTGCCGGTGGCGCGCAGGTTGCGGCCCGTCGGACCGACGCCGGGCGTGGCCAGCGGCACGGTCGTGCCGTCCCAGAGACAGGACAGCGGGATCAGGTGGGGTGGCGTCCCGTCGGGGCCGCGGTGGACACCAGACGTCGACGTCCTGTTCCAGCCTCCTGAGGGTGTCCTGCGTGCGCTGCTTCACGGTGCGGGCGGGCTCGGTCATGCGCGGTCGGCCTCCTGGGTCACGGTGCGGACGGGTCCGGTGGTACGACGGCCTGGAGCCCGCCGGTGTGACAGGCGGGGCCCGCCGGCCGCGTCTGCGCCCGCCGGAGCACCGGCGGCGGCCCGGCCTCCGCCAGCCGGGCCGCCGCCGCGTCCAGCAGCAGGTCGAGCGCCGCCGGGTAGGCGCTGCGGCGCATGTCCGCCACGAGGTGGCGCGCCGTCGCCGCGATGTGCGGGTGCGTGTCGGGGGACAGGCGCGCGTACGTGGCCCGCCACACGCCGGCCTCGGCCTCCCGGGCGGCCGGGGGAAGGGCCACGCTCGCGGCGTCGAGGGCCGCGAAGGCCAGCGCCTGGTCGACGAAGGCGTGGTAGATCCGTACGGCCTCGGGGTCGGGGAAACCGGCGCCGCGCAGCACTCCGAGGATCGTCTCGACCGCCGCGATCTCGTGGACCCGGCCCGTGACGCGGTACGCGCTGAGCACCGCGGCCTGGGGATGGGCGAGTGATCCGGAGTGCATCCGCAGGCCGAGGTCGCGCAGGTCGGCCCGCCAGTCCCCGGTGGGGCGCCAGGTCCGCAGCGTCCGGCCGATGAGCTCGTCGGCGATGGCGAGCAGCAGGTCGTCGGTGTCGCGGAAGTACCGGTACAGGGCCGTGGGATCGGCGCCGAGGGCGAGGCCGAGACGGCGGACGGTGAGGGCGTCGGCACCGTGCTCCCTGAGCAGCCGCAGCGCCGTCTCGACGATCAGCTCCTCGGAGAGGACGACACCCGTCTTGGTGGGACGTCTGCGCCGCCGGGCGGCGGGTGGGACGACTCGTTCGGCCATGGGCTCTCCCTCCGGTGCGGGCACCTTATGTCAACGGCGTTGACCTGTTAAGGGCCCGAGCAGTTTCATTTCCGGTCATCGGGCCGGAACCAGGCCCCGGGTGCGATCGGAGCAGGCCATGACGCAGAAGCCGTACGGTGTGGATCCCCCGTCCCTGCGCAAGTCCCTCGGTGTCGTGGACGGCGTCGCGATCGCCGCTTCCAGTACGGCGGCGACCACCAGCATCGGTATCGGGCTGGGCGTGACGGCGGGGGTGGTCGGCCTGCATCTGCCCGCCATCATGCTGCTGGCCTTCCTCCCGGTCCTGGGGATCGCGGGTGCCTACACCCGGCTGAACCGGGTGGAGCCGAACGCGGGCAACGGCTATGTGTGGGTGGGCCGTTCACTGACTCCCTGGCTCGGTTTCCTGGTCGGCTGGGTCAACATCGTGGCCACCGTGGCCTTTCTCGCCTACACCACCGCCGTGACCGGTTCGGCCCTGCTCCAACTCGCGGGCGAGGCGGGGCTGCACGAGGTGGCCGGTCTCGCGCTGGACCCTGGTTCCACCGCCCAGACGACCGCGGTGGGCGTCGTCGTCCTCGTCGCGGTCACCCTCACCGCGGTCACCGGGGTGAGGACCGCGGCCCGGTTGCAGAGCGGGCTGCTGGTCTTCGAGTACGTCGTCCTGCTGGGCTTCTGCGGATACGGCATCGTCACCGGTCCGCACGCGTTCCGGCTGAGCTGGTTCGACCCGTTCCAGATCCCCTCGGCCACGGCCGTGGCGCAGGGCATGCTGCTGTCGGTGTTCTGCTACTGGGGGTTCGAGGCGGCGTTCACGGTGAACGAGGAGGTGCGCGACCCCAAGGACGCCTCCAGGGCCGGGATCATCACGCTGGTCACCATGCTCGTCCTGTTCCTCCTCGGTTCGGTCGCCTTCCAACGCGTGCTCTCCGAGGACGAGTTGGTCGGCCACGGCGCCCAGGGGCTCGCGTACTTCGGCGACCGTCTGGCTTCCCGGCCGCTCGCCGCGCTGCCCCTGGTGGCGTTGATGTTCTCGGCCGTCGCCTCGCTGCAGTCGGGGGTGATCCCCACCGCGCGCGGGATGTTCGCGATGAGCCGGGACCGCACGCTGGGTCCGGTGTGGTCGAAGGTCAGCTCCCGGTACGAGACTCCGGCGGCCGGGACCCTGCTGATCGGCGCGCTGGCGGCGGCGGTGGCGGCGCTCGCCCTGGTCATCCCCCGGCTCGCCGACATGATCATGGCCACGGTGAACGCGGTCGGGATCGTCGTCGCCCTGTCCTACGCGCTCACCGCTCTGGCGGCCGCCGCGCGCTTCCGCGGCCTGTTGCGCGAGGACCGGCGCCAGGGGATACGGGCCGTGGTGCTCCCCTCCCTGAGCGCCGCCGCCCTGCTCGGCCTCGGCGGCTACCTCGCCTGGTCGTTCTACACCTCCACCGACCATCTCGAAGTCAGCGCGGACAACGGGTGGTTCCTGCTGCTCGTCCCCGCCCTCATGATCGCCTCCGGGTGCGTGGCCGCCGCCTGGGCCAAGTGGGTGCGCAGATCCCCCTACTTCCGCACCGGCCGCGGCACCGACGCCGACGCGCCCAGGCTGCTGACAGCGCCCCGCTGACCCCCTCCCCCGCACCGCCGACACCAGAACCGGGAACGGAACCATGCACGCTGACCTCCTGTTCACCGGTGGACCGGTCCTCACCCCCGAGGGCCCCACCGTCACCTCGGTCGCCGTCACCGGCGACCGGATCACCGCCGTCGGAGCCCCGGCGCGCGAGCTGACCGGCCCCCGGACCGAGGTCGTCGACCTCGCCGGACGGCTGCTGCTGCCCGGCTTCCAGGACGCGCACCTCCACCCGGTCCCGGCGGGACTGGAACTGACCCAGTGCGACCTGACGGGAGCGCGGACCGCCGAGGAGACCGTGCGGGCCGTCCGGGCCTACGCCGACGCCCATCCCGACCGGGAGTGGATCACGGGCGGTGGCTGGTCCATGGAGGCGTTCGAGGGCGGTACGCCGACGAAGGAGGCGCTGGACGCGGTCGTGCCCGACCGCCCGGTGTACCTGCCGAACCGGGACCACCACGGCGCCTGGGCCAACAGCCGTGCCCTGGAGCTGGCGGGTGTCACCCGCGCGACCCCGGACCCGGCCGACGGACGCTTCGAGCGGGACGCCACGGGCGAGCCCACCGGGATGCTCCAGGAAGGGGCCATGCGGTACGTCGGCCGGCTCGCTCCCCCGGCCACCCCGGCGGACCGCCTCGCCGCCCTGCTGTACGCCCAGCGGCATCTGCACGCCCTCGGCATCACCGCCTGGCAGGACGCGCTGGTCGGTGCCTTCCTGGGGATGGAGGACCCCTCGGACGCGTACGTGACGGCGGCCCGGGAGGGATCACTGACCGCGCGGGTCGTCGGGGCGCTGTGGTGGAACCGCGAACGCGGGGCCGAGCAGATCCCCGAACTCGTGGCGCGCCGGGCCGCGTCGAGCCACGGCCGGTTCCGTGCCACCAGCGTGAAACTGATGCTGGACGGAGTCGCCGAGAACGGCACTGCGGCGCTGCTGGACCCCTACCTCGACACCTGCGGCTGCGCCACCGCGAACCGGGGCACGAGCTTCATCGATCCGGCCCGACTCCCGTCGTACGTGACCAAGTTGGACGCCCTCGGCTTCCAGTGCCACTTCCACGCGCTGGGCGACCGGGCGGTACGGGACGCGCTGGACGCGGTCGAGGCGGCACGGAAGGCGAACGGACCGAGCGACACGCGTCCGCACCTCGCCCACCTCCAGGTCGTGCACCCCGACGACGTCCCCCGCTTCGCGCGGCTCGGGGCCACGGCCAACATCCAGCCGCTGTGGGCCGCCCACGAACCGCAGATGGACGAGCTGACCATTCCCTTCCTCGGCTCCGAACGGGCCGGCCGGCAGTATCCGTTCGGCTCGCTGCTGCGGTCCGGGGCGCGACTCGCGGCGGGCAGCGACTGGCCGGTGAGCAGCCCCGACCCGCTCCAGGGCATCCATGTCGCGGTCAACCGTGTCACCCCGGGCGGGACCGGACCGGTGTTCCTTCCGGCCGAACGCCTGGGGCTGACGGCCGCGTTCACGGCGTACACCGCGGGATCCGCGTACGCCAACCATCTCGACGACACCGGGACCGTACGGGCCGGGTCGCTGGCCGATCTCGTGGTGCTGGACCGCGATCCGTACGCCGGGCCGCCCGGAGAGATCGGCGCGACGGGGGTCGCGCTCACCTATGTGGGAGGTGAACGCGTCCACGAGGCACCGGACGCGTGAGGACGACGGCGGACGGACGGCGGCCCGGGGCGGTGCCGGGGGCCCATGGAAGATCGTTCAGGATCTGGGCGATCCGAAGCGCACTGCATCGCCAACTCCGGTGTCATCAGGCGCAGCCCGGACCGGCGGGCGTCGATGGCGATCGCCCGTCCGCAGGGGCGGGGGCCTGTGCAACGTCTCCGGAAAGGGCGCCGCCGATGCCGCAGGACGTCAGGTTCGACCTCCCCTTCACCACTCCGGTCAGTCCGCATCTGGAGTCCGTCCGCCCGGGAGCACCATCTGCGCTGGGTCCGGGAGCGCGGCCTCGTGCGCTCCCGGGCCGGGTTCGAGGAGTACCGGTCCTGGGACCTCCCCCAGGCGGCGGCCCGGACCTACCCGCACGCCCCGGCCGACGACCTGGTCGTCCTGATGAACTGGTTCTCCCTGGCCTTCCTCTTCGACGACCAGTTCGACACGGCGAGTCCGGACCGCGCGGACCGGATAGCGGAGGTCGCCCGGGAGATGATCGCCACCCCGCTGCGTCCGGCGGCCACCGCGCCCCGGGTGGTCTGCCCCCTCACCCTGGCCTGGGCCGAGGTCTGGGCCCGGCTCGCGCAGGGCACGTCCCTGACCTGGCGGACCCGTTTCGCCGCCTCCTGGGGGCGGTTCCTCGTCATGCGGGATCTGGCCGCGGACACCATCGGGTTCATGAACGACATCCACTCCTTCGAGCGTGAGCGGCGTCGGGGCGACGGCCACAACCTGATCGCCGTGCTGCACCGGGAGCGCGGCGGTACCTGAGAGGAGGCCTCGGCGGAGGCGTACCGGATGACCAGGGAGATCCTCGACGCGTACCTGGAACTGGAGGCGCGCGTCCCGGGGATGTGCGCCGAGCTCGGCCTCGACGCCGAGCAGCGGGTCCGGGTTCGGATGGGGGTGAGGCCATCCGGCACTGGATCAGCGGGAACCAGGAGTGGGCGCTGGCCTCCGGGCGGTACGCCGCGGCGAAGGACGGTCCGGCCGCGGCGGCCGAACTGGCCGGCAGGGGATCACTGGACGACCTGCTCGTGGTATGACGCCCCCGGCCCGAGGCCGTCAGCGGTGGCCGCCCGGCACGCTCGCGCCGGGCCGTGCGGTCCGCGCCGGTGCCCGGCGGATCGCCTCCGTGGCCCGCCCTTCCGTCCGGGGCCGGCGGCCCGGACGGCGGACGGGCGGGCCGTCACTCCTCCGCGGTCCGCGCCGTGAACTCGACCGGGAGCCGGTCCAGTCGGGCCTCCCAGGTGGAGGCCGTCGAGGTGAGCTCCGCGGCCGGTACCGCCAGCCGCAGACCGGGCAGCCGGTGCAGCAGCACGTCGACGGCCGTCCCGATGATGGCCTGGCCGATGCCCTGGCCCGGGCATTCGTGCGGTCCGCCGCTGAACGCGAGATGGGACCGGTTGCCGCGCACGGAGACCCCGGCGTCGGGCCGGATCTCCGGGTCCAGGTTGCCGGCGCCGAGCCCGAGCACCAGCAGGTCGCCCCTCTTGACGCTCCGTCCGGCGAGTTCGAGGTCCACGGCGGCGAAGCGACCCGGCAGGACGGCCAGCGGCGGGGTGTTCCACAGCACCTCCTCGACGACGGCGGCGACGTCCAGCTCCCCGCCGACCAGCCCGGCGAGGCGGGAGGTGTCGGTCAGGACCAGCTGGAGCACGCGGGCCAGCAGGTTGCTGGTGGTGGTGTGCGCGGTGATGAGCACCAGGCGCAGATGGCTGAGGATCTCGTCCTCGTCGAGGTCCGCCTCGTGGTCGATCAGTCCGCTGGTGAAGTCGGCGGCAGGCTCGGCCCGTTTGCGCTCCGCGAGGTCCGCGAGGACACGCATGATCAGGGCATTGTGGGTGAGGCCGTCCTCGCCGCCCCTGATGACCCGGGAACAGGACACGGCGAGGCTGCGCCCCTCGGCCGCCGGGAGTCCGAACAGCCGGGTCAGCACGAGCATCGGCAGGTACTCGGCGAACTCCGCCACCAGATCGGCGCTGCCCGTGCCCGCGAAGGCGTCGATCTGCCGGTGCGCGAAGTGCGCGGCATGGCGCCGGATGCCGCGTCCCTCGACGGTCCGCAGACTGTCGGTGACCGCGCCGCGCAGTCTGCGGTGCGGCGCGCCGTCCTGCGACACGCAGTCGGGCCGCCAGCCCAGCATCGGGATCAGCGGGGACATGTCGTCGACCCGGCCCTCCGTCCGGTCCCGCCAGAGGCGGGCGTCCCGGCTGAACTGGTGGGCGTTGTCGAGGACGCGTCGGTTCTCCCGGTAGCCGAGGACCAGCCAGGCGGGCACGTCGCCCTCCAGGAGGACCGGGGCCACCGCCCCGTACTCCTCGCGCAGCCGTTCGTGGATCCCCTGTGGATCGGTCGCCGCCCCTGGCCCGTAGAGCCGGGTGAGACCCCCGGGCGCACCGTTCTCGGCGCGGCCGGGCGCGCCGTCGCGGCGGGCGCCGTGCGCGACCGGGCAGCCTCGGGTGTCCTCGGGACGGCGGGGCGGTCCCTCGGTCATCGCACCTCCCGGGCCGCGGCGGAGCGTCCCTGCAGGTGGCGCACGAGGGCGATGAGGACGTCCCGGCTGGAGGACCGGTCCCGGGCGTCGCAGGAGACGATCGGGGTGTCCGGAGGCAGGTCGAGGGCGTCGCGGACCTCCTCGACCGGATGGCGTGGCGAGTCCGGGAAGACGTTCAGGGCGATGACGAAGGGCACGTCCTGGCGTTCCATCTCCTCGATCGCCCGGAAGCTGGAGGCCAGCCGCCGTGTGTCCACCAGGACGACGGCGCCGAGCGCGCCCTTGAAGAGGCCGTTCCACAGGAACCAGAACCGCTCCTGGCCCGGCGTCCCGAACAGGTACAGCACCAGTCGCTCGTTGAGGGAGATCTTGCCGAAGTCCATGCTGACGGTGGTGCGCGTCTTGCCCGCCACCCCGATCAGGTCGTCCGCGTCGGCGCCGGCCTCCGTCAGCGTCTCCTCGGTGGTGAGCGGTCTGATGTCGCTGACCGAGCCCACCAGGGTGGTCTTGCCGGTGCCGAAGCCACCGGCGATCATCACCTTCACCGAGCGGGGGCCGCCGTCCGGCCGGTCGGGACGGTCAAAGCCTGTGGAGTCCACGGAGTACCTCCTCGAGGAGCGCGCGGCCGGGCCCGCGACCGGTGTCCGGCACCGGCAGGGGATGACGGGCCTCGACACGGCCCGCTTCCAGCAGATCGGCCAGGAGCACCGCGACGATGTTGAAGGGCAGTTCGAGATGGGCGCCGAGTTCGGCCACCGAGAGCGGCTCGCGGCAGCGCCGGAGGATCTCCTCGTGCTCACGCTGCATGCCCGGTTCGGGGACGGCGCGGGAGACGACGAGGGTCGCGACGTCCAGGCCCGCCGCCGGACCGCCGCCCGGGCCACTGCGGCCGCCGGTGAGGACGTAGTACCGCTCGAGGCCGGACGGGTCCGTGGGCCGGCGGGCGGCGCTCATCCAGAGTGCTCCTCCGAACGCGGCTCGGTGCCCAGGAGTTCACCCATCCTGCGGGCCAGATCCCGCATCTGGTGACCGAGGAGACCCTGGTCGAGGCCCTCCTTGGCCAGCACGCCGAGGTAGGTCTCCACCCCCGCCCGCACCACGAACAGGTGGCCGCCGTCGACCTCGATCATCGCCAGCCGCAGCCCTCCGGCAGAGCGGGGGAACTGCTCGGCCACCGGCTGGGCCAGCGCCTGCAGACCCGCGACGACGGCGGCGAACCGGTCGACGTCGTCGGGGTCGTCGGCACCGTAGGAGGTGATGGCCTTGCCGTCGCTGGAGGCGACGAGGGCGAAGCGGATCTCCTTGATGCTCTCCGTCAGGTCCCGGAGCGCCCAGCTCACGTCGGTTCCTTGATGCGTCATGTGAACTAGTCGCTCTCTTCAGTGCGGTGCTCGTCGGACTCGTGTCCCGCGGCCGTGCCGTGCGCCGGCCCGCTCTCCCGTCCGGCCGTGGCGAAGGCGGCGAGACCGGCGAAGGACGCGGCGGGGGGTACGGCGGCCATGGACTCCTCGGTACCGGACGCGGCTCCGGGGCGGGACGCCGCGGCGCGGCTCGTGTCTTCCGCGCGCGGCCCCGCCGAGGCACCGGTGGCGGAGGGTGCTCCGCTGCCGGAGCGGGCCGGCGCGGTTCCGGTCCGGCCACCGCGCCGGCGCGGGAGTCCGCCGGGGGTGGTGTCCGGCTCTTCGGCGCCCTTCGGGTCCGTTGCTCCCGGGGCCGCCTCGGACCCGGGGCCGGGGACCGGGTCGGTGACCGTGGCGGGCAGCGGGCTGAAGTACTTGTGCGGCACGACGACCACCACCGAGGTGCCGAGCCAGGGCGAGTCGGCGAAGGTGACCCGGATGCCGTAGCGGCGCGCCAGCGTCCCCACCACGCGCAGGCCGAGGTTGGCGTCCTCCGCGATGCCGCCGAGCCCCGGGCCGGGCGCTTCGCCCGCGAGGACGCGCGCGGCCTCCTGCTTCTTCTCCTCGCTCAGTCCCTTGCCCGCGTCCTGGATCTCGACGCCGACTCCGTTGGGCACCTCGCGACCGGAGACGAGCACCGCTTCGGTGGGGGGTGAATAGCGTGCCGCGTTGTCGAGGAGGTGGGCGAAGATCAGCGTCAGGTGGTCCACCAGCGTGCCGTCGACGCCGAGTTCGGGCAGCCGGCGGACCCGTACGCGCTCGAAGTCCTTGATCCGGCCGATACCTCCGCGGACCACGCTGAGCAGTCGCTGCGGTTCCTGCCACTGACGGCCGGGCCGGTCCGAGCCGCCGAGGACACCGATGCTGGCGGCGAGCCGGTCGGCGGGGCCGATCTCCTGGTCCAGCTCCATCAGTCCCCGGGCCACCGCGGGCAGCCGGCCGTGCTCGCCCTGCATCTCGTGGAGTCGGCCGCGCAGTTTGCTGGTCAGCACCTGCATACGGCTGCCGATGCTGATCACGGCCTGCTCGGCCGAGGTGGAGCGGTCGAACTCCGCCTCGACACCGATCAGCGCGGTGCGCAGGATCTTCCGCAGTCCGGCGCGGAGTTCGGGGCTCGCGTCCGTCTCACGGGCCACGTCCGGCAGGATGTCGTCGATCGCCTCGCCGTCCCGCAGGCGTTCGAGGGCGCCGGGGAGATACGTGTCACCGAGCCTGCCGACGACCGCCACCTGTACGGCGAGCTGTTCCTGCCAGGCCTGGGTCCGCGCGGCGATCCCGGTCTCGTGGGCCGCGGCCTGCTCGGCGATCCGCGCGTCGTGGGCCCGGGCCTGCTCGGC
This region includes:
- a CDS encoding ATP-binding protein, yielding MEQATSPPAARLPVAWYSWWLMPVALGAGTAATAVAGPDPVRIPAALAGTAATAAGAICVRLLLSTRSRLLRATQEMRGARAEQTRTFEARLAEQARAHDARIAEQAAAHETGIAARTQAWQEQLAVQVAVVGRLGDTYLPGALERLRDGEAIDDILPDVARETDASPELRAGLRKILRTALIGVEAEFDRSTSAEQAVISIGSRMQVLTSKLRGRLHEMQGEHGRLPAVARGLMELDQEIGPADRLAASIGVLGGSDRPGRQWQEPQRLLSVVRGGIGRIKDFERVRVRRLPELGVDGTLVDHLTLIFAHLLDNAARYSPPTEAVLVSGREVPNGVGVEIQDAGKGLSEEKKQEAARVLAGEAPGPGLGGIAEDANLGLRVVGTLARRYGIRVTFADSPWLGTSVVVVVPHKYFSPLPATVTDPVPGPGSEAAPGATDPKGAEEPDTTPGGLPRRRGGRTGTAPARSGSGAPSATGASAGPRAEDTSRAAASRPGAASGTEESMAAVPPAASFAGLAAFATAGRESGPAHGTAAGHESDEHRTEESD
- a CDS encoding roadblock/LC7 domain-containing protein, yielding MTHQGTDVSWALRDLTESIKEIRFALVASSDGKAITSYGADDPDDVDRFAAVVAGLQALAQPVAEQFPRSAGGLRLAMIEVDGGHLFVVRAGVETYLGVLAKEGLDQGLLGHQMRDLARRMGELLGTEPRSEEHSG
- a CDS encoding terpene synthase family protein, encoding MRSRAGFEEYRSWDLPQAAARTYPHAPADDLVVLMNWFSLAFLFDDQFDTASPDRADRIAEVAREMIATPLRPAATAPRVVCPLTLAWAEVWARLAQGTSLTWRTRFAASWGRFLVMRDLAADTIGFMNDIHSFERERRRGDGHNLIAVLHRERGGT
- a CDS encoding APC family permease, which codes for MTQKPYGVDPPSLRKSLGVVDGVAIAASSTAATTSIGIGLGVTAGVVGLHLPAIMLLAFLPVLGIAGAYTRLNRVEPNAGNGYVWVGRSLTPWLGFLVGWVNIVATVAFLAYTTAVTGSALLQLAGEAGLHEVAGLALDPGSTAQTTAVGVVVLVAVTLTAVTGVRTAARLQSGLLVFEYVVLLGFCGYGIVTGPHAFRLSWFDPFQIPSATAVAQGMLLSVFCYWGFEAAFTVNEEVRDPKDASRAGIITLVTMLVLFLLGSVAFQRVLSEDELVGHGAQGLAYFGDRLASRPLAALPLVALMFSAVASLQSGVIPTARGMFAMSRDRTLGPVWSKVSSRYETPAAGTLLIGALAAAVAALALVIPRLADMIMATVNAVGIVVALSYALTALAAAARFRGLLREDRRQGIRAVVLPSLSAAALLGLGGYLAWSFYTSTDHLEVSADNGWFLLLVPALMIASGCVAAAWAKWVRRSPYFRTGRGTDADAPRLLTAPR
- a CDS encoding TetR/AcrR family transcriptional regulator; translation: MAERVVPPAARRRRRPTKTGVVLSEELIVETALRLLREHGADALTVRRLGLALGADPTALYRYFRDTDDLLLAIADELIGRTLRTWRPTGDWRADLRDLGLRMHSGSLAHPQAAVLSAYRVTGRVHEIAAVETILGVLRGAGFPDPEAVRIYHAFVDQALAFAALDAASVALPPAAREAEAGVWRATYARLSPDTHPHIAATARHLVADMRRSAYPAALDLLLDAAAARLAEAGPPPVLRRAQTRPAGPACHTGGLQAVVPPDPSAP
- a CDS encoding DUF4235 domain-containing protein codes for the protein MPKKRKKLKLPLAYKPLGFALGWASGALAGLAFEAAWKAVRHEEDAPDALDKDRGWGEVLLAAALQGALFAVARSAADRTGAKAVERSTGVWPSPDKKGKRSGGARGGKA
- a CDS encoding DUF742 domain-containing protein — encoded protein: MSAARRPTDPSGLERYYVLTGGRSGPGGGPAAGLDVATLVVSRAVPEPGMQREHEEILRRCREPLSVAELGAHLELPFNIVAVLLADLLEAGRVEARHPLPVPDTGRGPGRALLEEVLRGLHRL
- a CDS encoding VOC family protein; the encoded protein is MALVMAGVVVLDCAEPEKLAAFYRELLDGEETDTSANRIDIRGADGTRMGFRRDLTATPPSWPRPENSLQAHLDFQVTDLDEAERRIVGLGGRPIETKDAAGPFEERGYADPAGHSFTLCRTPAMAPKLG
- a CDS encoding cytochrome P450, which encodes MTEGPPRRPEDTRGCPVAHGARRDGAPGRAENGAPGGLTRLYGPGAATDPQGIHERLREEYGAVAPVLLEGDVPAWLVLGYRENRRVLDNAHQFSRDARLWRDRTEGRVDDMSPLIPMLGWRPDCVSQDGAPHRRLRGAVTDSLRTVEGRGIRRHAAHFAHRQIDAFAGTGSADLVAEFAEYLPMLVLTRLFGLPAAEGRSLAVSCSRVIRGGEDGLTHNALIMRVLADLAERKRAEPAADFTSGLIDHEADLDEDEILSHLRLVLITAHTTTSNLLARVLQLVLTDTSRLAGLVGGELDVAAVVEEVLWNTPPLAVLPGRFAAVDLELAGRSVKRGDLLVLGLGAGNLDPEIRPDAGVSVRGNRSHLAFSGGPHECPGQGIGQAIIGTAVDVLLHRLPGLRLAVPAAELTSTASTWEARLDRLPVEFTARTAEE
- a CDS encoding amidohydrolase — encoded protein: MHADLLFTGGPVLTPEGPTVTSVAVTGDRITAVGAPARELTGPRTEVVDLAGRLLLPGFQDAHLHPVPAGLELTQCDLTGARTAEETVRAVRAYADAHPDREWITGGGWSMEAFEGGTPTKEALDAVVPDRPVYLPNRDHHGAWANSRALELAGVTRATPDPADGRFERDATGEPTGMLQEGAMRYVGRLAPPATPADRLAALLYAQRHLHALGITAWQDALVGAFLGMEDPSDAYVTAAREGSLTARVVGALWWNRERGAEQIPELVARRAASSHGRFRATSVKLMLDGVAENGTAALLDPYLDTCGCATANRGTSFIDPARLPSYVTKLDALGFQCHFHALGDRAVRDALDAVEAARKANGPSDTRPHLAHLQVVHPDDVPRFARLGATANIQPLWAAHEPQMDELTIPFLGSERAGRQYPFGSLLRSGARLAAGSDWPVSSPDPLQGIHVAVNRVTPGGTGPVFLPAERLGLTAAFTAYTAGSAYANHLDDTGTVRAGSLADLVVLDRDPYAGPPGEIGATGVALTYVGGERVHEAPDA
- a CDS encoding GTP-binding protein translates to MDSTGFDRPDRPDGGPRSVKVMIAGGFGTGKTTLVGSVSDIRPLTTEETLTEAGADADDLIGVAGKTRTTVSMDFGKISLNERLVLYLFGTPGQERFWFLWNGLFKGALGAVVLVDTRRLASSFRAIEEMERQDVPFVIALNVFPDSPRHPVEEVRDALDLPPDTPIVSCDARDRSSSRDVLIALVRHLQGRSAAAREVR